One genomic window of Magnolia sinica isolate HGM2019 chromosome 3, MsV1, whole genome shotgun sequence includes the following:
- the LOC131240490 gene encoding 3-ketoacyl-CoA synthase 19-like — protein sequence MTKPLFPNSFPSKLPPQLSFSLSHMEPFFLLSVIFLLHTFHFLYKLYVQWKNQNCYMLDYVCFKPSDDQKLNTELCSNIIMRNKNLGPDECKFLLKITVRSGIGEETYGPRDIISGRDGPPSLVDGISEMDDCFNATLDKLFLKSGFLPTDIDVLVVNVSMFSPAPSLAARIIHRYNMREDIKVYNLSGMGCSASGVSIHIVRNIFKCRPKTLAVVVSTESIGPSWYEGTDRSMMVANCLFRCGGCSILLTNNPDLRNRAKFRLKCLIQTHLGAHDDAYGCAMQMEDEMGNLGMNLSKDLPKAATQALVENLRSLAPRILPLTELLRYVVFCVLSKTGNTLQGDGTACVDFKTGIDHFCIHAGGTAVIEGVGKSLKLSQHHLEPAKMTLHRFGNTSAGNLWYVLAYMEAKGRLKKGNRVLMIGFGAGFLCNSCTWEVVRDLDDRNAWEDCIDQYPPQTLVNPFTEKFGWVNNDPERLAQTCMEIRRKYGN from the coding sequence ATGACGAAACCTCTCTTTCCCAACTCTTTCCCTTCCAAGCTTCCACCAcaactttctttctctctctctcatatggagCCATTCTTCCTACTCAGTGTGATTTTTCTTCTTCATACATTCCACTTCCTTTACAAATTATACGTGCAATGGAAGAATCAAAACTGCTACATGCTCGACTATGTATGCTTCAAACCATCCGATGATCAGAAGCTTAACACAGAGCTCTGCAGTAACATTATCATGAGAAATAAGAACTTGGGTCCGGACGAATGCAAGTTCCTCCTCAAGATCACAGTGAGGTCCGGCATTGGTGAGGAGACCTATGGCCCAAGAGACATCATCTCTGGAAGAGATGGACCTCCATCTCTCGTCGATGGAATCTCGGAGATGGATGACTGTTTTAATGCGACCCTCGACAAGCTCTTTCTGAAATCAGGCTTCCTCCCGACAGACATTGATGTGCTCGTCGTGAACGTTTCTATGTTCTCGCCGGCTCCTTCTCTTGCCGCGAGGATAATTCACCGTTACAACATGAGGGAGGACATCAAGGTCTACAACCTCTCTGGAATGGGGTGTAGCGCAAGTGGGGTGTCGATCCATATTGTCCGAAACATCTTCAAATGCCGCCCAAAAACATTGGCAGTCGTCGTCTCAACAGAATCAATAGGACCCAGTTGGTACGAGGGGACTGACAGATCGATGATGGTTGCCAATTGCCTCTTCCGATGCGGCGGGTGTTCTATCCTCCTAACGAACAATCCCGATCTTAGAAACCGAGCAAAGTTCCGCCTGAAATGCCTGATCCAGACCCACCTAGGAGCACACGATGATGCATATGGATGCGCCATGCAAATGGAAGATGAAATGGGCAACCTCGGGATGAACCTCAGCAAAGACCTACCGAAGGCGGCTACACAGGCTTTGGTTGAGAACCTTAGATCATTGGCACCTAGGATTTTACCCCTTACGGAATTACTCCGTTACGTGGTCTTTTGCGTTCTGAGCAAGACAGGCAATACCCTTCAAGGAGATGGGACCGCATGTGTGGATTTCAAGACCGGCATAGATCATTTCTGCATCCACGCTGGAGGGACTGCAGTCATCGAAGGGGTGGGGAAGAGTTTGAAGCTGAGTCAGCATCATCTGGAGCCCGCAAAGATGACACTTCACCGATTCGGTAACACTTCTGCAGGTAACCTTTGGTATGTGTTGGCCTACATGGAGGCAAAAGGGAGGCTTAAGAAGGGGAATAGAGTTTTGATGATTGGCTTTGGAGCTGGTTTCCTGTGCAACAGCTGCACGTGGGAAGTAGTAAGGGATTTAGACGACAGGAATGCTTGGGAAGATTGCATTGACCAGTACCCTCCTCAAACCCTAGTCAATCCTTTCACGGAGAAGTTTGGCTGGGTTAACAATGATCCCGAACGCCTTGCTCAAACTTGCATGGAGATCCGGAGGAAGTATGGAAATTGA